The proteins below come from a single Acidobacteriota bacterium genomic window:
- the hpnD gene encoding presqualene diphosphate synthase HpnD — protein sequence MEAATLKSIHFTPWHLRERTRNLQRRFSKTIQSNFFYSFLFLPKLKRDAIIDVYSFCRAVDDVVDDLAQDGINDHSAGKAKLELDKWRTEIDCLYARQPSMPIAERLQLVLENFPMPKEYFEEMINGCEMDLHIHRYETFEQLYQYCYRVAAITGLMCIEIFTYQSPQTREYAINLGIALQLTNILRDLKEDADRGRFYLPQEDLRRFGYSENDLLNCRVNDNFRALMKFECDRARSYYQKAAELLPIEDQPTLTAALTMGKIYFRLLEQIEQVDYDVFNHHIRLHRPERFYIALRQWAQATRSQSDSVTEQQRENRK from the coding sequence ATGGAAGCAGCAACACTCAAAAGCATTCACTTTACCCCGTGGCATCTGCGCGAACGCACGCGCAACCTGCAGCGCCGTTTTTCAAAAACCATCCAATCGAACTTTTTTTACTCGTTTCTGTTTCTGCCGAAACTGAAACGGGATGCCATTATTGATGTGTATTCGTTTTGTCGTGCAGTTGACGATGTCGTGGACGACCTCGCCCAGGACGGCATTAACGATCATTCCGCGGGAAAAGCGAAGCTGGAACTGGACAAATGGCGAACCGAAATTGACTGTTTGTATGCACGCCAACCCAGCATGCCAATCGCCGAACGGTTACAATTGGTGCTCGAAAATTTCCCGATGCCCAAAGAATACTTCGAGGAAATGATCAACGGCTGTGAAATGGATTTGCACATTCATCGCTACGAAACGTTCGAGCAACTTTACCAATACTGCTACCGCGTCGCGGCCATTACCGGACTGATGTGCATTGAAATCTTCACCTATCAGTCCCCCCAAACCAGAGAATACGCGATCAACTTGGGAATCGCGCTTCAACTGACCAACATCCTGCGCGATTTGAAAGAGGACGCCGACCGTGGCCGCTTTTATCTTCCGCAAGAGGATTTGCGTCGTTTCGGCTACAGTGAAAATGACTTGTTGAATTGCCGCGTTAACGACAACTTCCGCGCTTTGATGAAGTTTGAATGCGACCGCGCACGAAGCTATTACCAGAAAGCTGCCGAACTGCTTCCCATAGAAGATCAACCGACTCTGACCGCCGCGCTGACGATGGGCAAAATCTACTTCCGATTGTTGGAGCAGATTGAACAGGTTGACTACGATGTATTCAACCACCACATTCGACTCCACAGGCCGGAGCGGTTTTACATTGCGCTTCGCCAGTGGGCACAGGCAACGCGAAGCCAAAGCGACAGCGTAACGGAGCAGCAGAGGGAGAACCGTAAATGA
- a CDS encoding FAD-dependent oxidoreductase produces MSDADRLSCAPTRQPFVIIIGGGFAGLAAAVELAEHGVKTLLLERRAFLGGRAYSFTDKITGDSIDNGQHLMMGCYHHTLRFLKKIGSLSKLKFQQNPQVDFLGESGTGEIHHASFKCPSLPAPLHLLAGLSKLKTIGWNDRLRALRVGLELRRLNGNRISLADITVRHWLTQLGQTETMQARFWDMVALATLNETPDRASADMFARVLDQAFMHTRQDSAMVISKVGLSELYTNDARRFLEAHGGEIRLSAEVEQIEFNDSHATAVRLKTGERIEADAIISAVPYFALGRILPSEIAANSALKPALEFSSAPIVSINLWYSQPVTDVEFSGLLDSQIEWVFNKNAISGNSQSGYQHLALVISGAHEAAKRNKEELIALAVTEMEHFFPAARTQKPIHNFVVREHDATLSHTIGTARLRPKHQTEFENFFLAGDWTDTGLPATIESAVFSGHECARYFLKQ; encoded by the coding sequence ATGAGCGACGCTGATCGTCTCTCATGTGCCCCAACCCGCCAACCGTTCGTCATCATCATTGGCGGTGGTTTTGCGGGCCTCGCCGCTGCCGTCGAATTGGCGGAACATGGCGTCAAAACGCTGCTATTGGAGCGGCGAGCATTCCTGGGTGGCCGCGCGTATTCTTTCACGGACAAAATCACGGGCGACTCCATTGATAATGGCCAGCATTTGATGATGGGTTGTTACCATCACACGTTGCGCTTTCTAAAAAAAATCGGCTCGCTCTCAAAGCTGAAATTTCAGCAAAATCCACAGGTTGATTTCCTCGGCGAATCAGGAACCGGCGAAATCCATCACGCCAGCTTCAAATGCCCTTCGCTGCCAGCGCCGCTGCACTTGCTGGCCGGGTTGTCAAAACTGAAAACAATTGGCTGGAATGATCGGCTCAGAGCATTGCGTGTCGGACTGGAACTGCGACGGTTAAACGGCAATCGCATTTCGCTGGCAGACATTACTGTTCGCCATTGGCTGACGCAGCTTGGCCAAACGGAAACCATGCAAGCTCGATTTTGGGACATGGTTGCGCTGGCAACGCTTAACGAAACGCCGGATCGAGCTTCTGCCGATATGTTCGCGCGCGTACTGGATCAGGCGTTTATGCACACCCGGCAGGATTCGGCGATGGTGATTTCCAAAGTCGGATTGAGCGAGCTTTACACGAATGATGCCCGCCGTTTTCTGGAAGCCCACGGTGGCGAAATCCGCTTGAGCGCCGAAGTCGAGCAAATCGAATTTAACGATTCCCACGCCACCGCCGTCAGACTGAAAACCGGAGAACGAATCGAAGCCGATGCCATCATCAGCGCAGTTCCCTATTTTGCCCTGGGGCGAATACTGCCTTCGGAAATTGCCGCCAACTCAGCCCTAAAACCTGCGCTGGAATTCTCCTCCGCGCCAATCGTTTCAATTAATCTCTGGTATTCGCAACCAGTTACAGATGTTGAATTTTCTGGACTGCTGGATTCACAAATCGAGTGGGTATTCAACAAAAACGCAATTTCCGGGAATAGCCAAAGCGGTTACCAGCATTTGGCGCTGGTCATCAGCGGCGCGCACGAAGCGGCCAAACGAAACAAGGAAGAGTTGATTGCGCTCGCCGTTACCGAGATGGAGCACTTCTTCCCGGCGGCAAGAACTCAAAAACCGATTCACAACTTCGTCGTGCGCGAACACGACGCGACGCTTTCGCATACGATTGGAACCGCAAGGCTTCGCCCAAAGCACCAGACTGAGTTCGAGAATTTTTTTCTGGCTGGAGACTGGACG